A genomic segment from Aspergillus puulaauensis MK2 DNA, chromosome 1, nearly complete sequence encodes:
- a CDS encoding 60S ribosomal protein eL19 (COG:J;~EggNog:ENOG410QDSB;~InterPro:IPR039547,IPR015972,IPR035970,IPR023638, IPR033935,IPR000196;~PFAM:PF01280;~go_component: GO:0005840 - ribosome [Evidence IEA];~go_component: GO:0022625 - cytosolic large ribosomal subunit [Evidence IEA];~go_function: GO:0003723 - RNA binding [Evidence IEA];~go_function: GO:0003735 - structural constituent of ribosome [Evidence IEA];~go_process: GO:0006412 - translation [Evidence IEA]): protein MMTKGVSGLAGLANHPPGSQTPHFGNSNRCRVQRTSSANDRRYADIKMVNLRTQKRLAASVVGCGKRKIWLDPNEMSEISNANSRQTVRKLVKDGLIIRKPVTMHSRSRARELNLARRIGRHRGLGKRKGTKEARQPSSLLWMRRMRVLRRLLVRYRAAGKIDKHLYHELYHLSKGNTFKHKRGLIEHIQKAKAERHRERVLKEEMDAKRAKNKALRERRHERQEAKRNALVGDAQE, encoded by the exons ATGATGACGAAAGGGGTTTCGGGACTAGC TGGATTAGCTAATCACCCGCCCGGATCTCAAACTCCTCACTTTGGGAATTCAAACCGCTGTCGAGTGCAACGAACATCATCCGCCAACGACCGTCGATACGCCGACATCAAGAT GGTCAACCTTCGCACCCAGAAGCGCCTCGCCGCCTCCGTGGTGGGCTGCGGCAAGCGCAAGATTTGGCTCGATCCCAATGAGATGAGCGAAATCTCCAACGCCAACTCCCGCCAGACCGTCCGCAAGCTCGTCAAGGATggcctcatcatccgcaaGCCCGTGACCATGCACTCCCGCTCCCGTGCCCGCGAGCTCAACCTGGCCCGCCGGATCGGTCGTCACCGCGGTCTGGGTAAGCGTAAGGGTACCAAGGAGGCTCGTCAGCCCAGCTCCCTTCTCTGGATGCGCCGCATGCGTGTTCTCCGTCGTCTCCTCGTCCGCTACCGTGCCGCTGGCAAGATCGACAAGCACCTCTACCACGAGCTCTACCACCTGTCCAAGGGTAACACCTTCAAGCACAAGCGTGGTCTGATTGAACAC ATTCAAAAGGCCAAGGCTGAGAGACACCGTGAGCGTGTCCtcaaggaagagatggacgCTAAGCGTGCCAAGAACAAGGCTCTCCGTGAGCGACGACACGAGCGTCAAGAGGCCAAGCGCAACGCTCTTGTTGGCGATGCTCAGGAGTAA
- a CDS encoding uncharacterized protein (TransMembrane:1 (o148-170i)): MSTNPSIVFHQGLRCTKVLRQPRATDSSGTPAETGTPSTTDEPKETPTDDTTSQQTYHNQHTPSEDTTSTTTGVTTTTTTSDLETESSLPSQTTSQNPGLHPAGLYSSVPHTTFATETPTTSQSTPSSEPIGFVSDDDPTSTPPYAKIFGALFGVLGFIALVAILILFFLRRRSRQKSAGIEDDRASANSRTGLRRDFRSQMSYLSGPSPTPSAILNPGTTQYAHDEQRRIPSRDSNYSDPFSDTAGDHGGPNSAAIPIIIQGSTAIPNKNESLTQPAKSYAANRDSVHSGTSLGSTLVLPGRSSLGSDFPSSPSLPRSPGNDPTSSHPRPIARTVNTRSGSLDLDNAQNAVSRRSSGAMPSVLL; encoded by the coding sequence ATGTCAACAAACCCTTCAATCGTCTTCCACCAAGGTCTTCGATGTACGAAGGTATTGCGACAACCAAGGGCAACTGATAGCTCTGGAACCCCGGCCGAAACAGGCACCCCATCTACTACCGACGAGCCTAAGGAAACGCCTACGGATGACACAACATCTCAACAGACTTATCATAACCAGCACACGCCCAGTGAAGACACCACGTCTACTACGACCGGAGTAACAACAACTACGACCACCTCAGACCTGGAGACGGAGTCATCTTTACCAAGTCAAACAACCAGTCAAAATCCAGGTCTGCATCCCGCAGGGCTGTATTCCTCTGTTCCTCATACTACCTTTGCTACCGAGACTCCTACAACATCGCAGTCCACCCCATCCTCCGAACCTATTGGGTTTGTATCTGACGATGACCCGACCAGCACTCCTCCATACGCCAAAATATTTGGGGCCCTGTTCGGTGTTCTGGGATTTATAGCGCTGGTCGCAATACTCATACTCTTTTTTCTTCGCCGCCGATCTCGTCAAAAGTCAGCCGGTATAGAAGACGACCGCGCATCTGCAAACTCAAGAACAGGTCTACGACGAGATTTCCGCTCTCAAATGTCTTACCTTTCGGGCCCGTCTCCAACGCCCTCGGCTATTCTAAACCCCGGCACTACACAATACGCCCATGATGAGCAACGTCGAATACCCTCTCGCGACTCCAACTACTCAGACCCATTCTCGGACACGGCAGGGGACCACGGCGGACCAAACAGCGCCGCCATACCCATTATAATACAAGGTTCTACCGCAATTCCTAATAAAAACGAAAGCCTTACGCAACCTGCAAAGTCGTACGCCGCAAATAGGGATTCCGTCCACAGCGGAACAAGCCTAGGTAGCACCCTCGTTCTCCCTGGGCGAAGCAGCCTAGGGAGCGATTTCCCGTCTAGCCCATCTTTGCCGAGGTCACCAGGCAACGACCCTACCTCTTCGCATCCAAGGCCGATTGCGCGGACAGTAAACACGCGGAGTGGCTCGTTAGATTTAGATAATGCTCAAAATGCAGTATCTAGGAGGAGCTCGGGGGCCATGCCGAGTGTATTATTATGA
- the clcA gene encoding putative C6 finger domain protein (COG:S;~EggNog:ENOG410PK6N;~InterPro:IPR036864,IPR001138;~PFAM:PF00172;~go_function: GO:0000981 - DNA-binding transcription factor activity, RNA polymerase II-specific [Evidence IEA];~go_function: GO:0008270 - zinc ion binding [Evidence IEA];~go_process: GO:0006355 - regulation of transcription, DNA-templated [Evidence IEA]), with product MIIAYDRPPIEDLRPPKVPARDVGAAVMEIVTADDKSRTLPQYPGPSLPMHRIPHPEAPHGLPGAPGLYDQSWRQYPASYDTHHPEPRRPSNAPQPPVPSHNYPPMQNRELPQLPSDGPYGRPTSLPAPAHAPSEAAPPPPHTNFHPMNGAPPESSPLSAPPEFTRARMSFPPQDQTPHTNGDPPPPPQSLPPSQYAASVPPTVSHTPAPYDAGYYQAQSFNMRHRKATRAQQACDQCRARKAKCDEGRPACSHCKENNLICVYKEVPPHKQEKSTQLILDRLQQLEDQLDTKLRGLERLHVGHDKTLDQISAMLTWGPDGETQNPAQFPVMKADGLDVAQKPEAKERVTLAADGGKSSDPSVYTKTLLQTGEDGELSIPVEHTTAAHKLLGWPSITKLLHRYDDDYVMKLERYRGLVRFEGRGEAQETDEEISSQPTSFNTSLDENFSQYASPNGTWNSNTKYNDAPPEIRGIDEYGLVAIDAETVRRYRDSYLEHIHKLHPFLNQHDLEQRTERFIAMHCPKDPDSAAVLSARNSAEAPRGAKRKRSGETLHGTTYDQQSPPTGQPDGAAPHRVQKSIRNAIILLVLALGRICEVRDEPIRGACTDRIIDYRNEPIPGVPPRAGVSPSGPDSMGPPGNSFYSSFQDQPAPMPSVTDEKFITHPDPPHLQNVDTVPGLVYYAYAARILGESQGATSLPYVQAALLAGLYTGQLAHPFQSHSWIAQAARACQVLTLPKSYGELQDDHNKDLVNFAYWTCLQLESDILAELDLPASGISRSESRINLPKGRFTISLPNNISAPNTMMMFFYSAQIHLRKVLNRVHTDLYKVEKQGETRWSSNVQEILSMNLDLWRSSLPQEMRWSDNDPPSPDINVARMRAKYYGARYIIHRPLLYHALHYCGPNMGPPSVDSPSRYGEAASSQVSPSLTHGQYAPGMTRMSSDLGSVPAANRTAHTYRDLPQKLRRACKVCLQSAVRSTEAFDAIKGRPVVTNIFGTAHAQFGNMLVLSTAYMSHLTDLVNRNELERLLRRTIAFLLRNRNISPTLRADAKILADIYEKIFEEPPTLAVMDG from the exons ATGATTATCGCATACGATAGACCGCCCATCGAGGATTTGCGCCCGCCGAAAGTTCCTGCGCGAGACGTTGGAGCTGCGGTCATGGAAATTGTCACTGCGGACGACAAATCGAGAACTCTGCCTCAGTACCCCGGACCCTCGCTTCCAATGCATCGAATTCCACACCCGGAGGCACCGCATGGTCTCCCAGGGGCCCCAGGATTGTACGATCAGTCATGGCGCCAATATCCGGCCTCATACGATACACACCATCCTGAGCCACGGCGGCCTTCCAATGCTCCTCAGCCGCCAGTACCTTCACATAACTACCCTCCTATGCAAAATCGAGAGCTACCACAACTTCCCTCCGATGGACCGTATGGTCGACCGACCAGTTTACCGGCGCCTGCCCATGCCCCTTCGGAGGCtgctcctccaccaccacataCGAACTTCCACCCCATGAATGGGGCTCCGCCCGAGTCATCGCCTTTATCTGCCCCTCCCGAATTCACTAGAGCTCGAATGTCTTTTCCACCTCAAGATCAAACCCCCCATACGAATGGagatcctccgccgcctccgcaaTCACTCCCCCCGAGTCAATATGCTGCTTCAGTCCCCCCAACCGTATCACATACGCCTGCCCCTTATGACGCGGGTTATTACCAGGCACAGTCATTTAATATGCGACATCGCAAGGCGACTCGAGCACAGCAG GCCTGCGACCAATGCCGAGCAAGGAAGGCAAAGTGTGACGAGGGCCGCCCTGCTTGTAGTCATTGTAAAGAAAACAACTTAATATGTGTTTATAAAGAAGTACCCCCACACAA GCAAGAAAAGTCTACACAGCTGATATTGGACCGACTCCAACAATTAGAGGATCAATTAGACACAAAACTACGCGGGCTGGAAAGACTCCATGTCGGCCACGATAAGACACTTGATCAGATCTCCGCAATGCTTACATGGGGCCCTGATGGCGAGACCCAGAATCCGGCACAATTTCCCGTTATGAAGGCGGATGGTTTGGATGTTGCACAGAAGCCTGAGGCTAAGGAACGGGTGACCTTGGCTGCTGATGGTGGGAAATCCAGCGACCCTAGCGTTTATACGAAAACACTTCTTCAGactggagaggatggcgagcTCTCAATCCCCGTGGAACATACAACAGCAGCGCATAAGTTGCTAGGATGGCCTTCTATTACGAAACTGCTCCACCGATATGATGACGACTATGTCATGAAGCTTGAACGGTATCGCGGATTAGTTCGGTTTGAGGGTCGAGGTGAAGCACAGGAAACAGATGAGGAAATTTCTTCGCAGCCGACAAGCTTCAACACGAGTTTGGATGAAAACTTCTCGCAATACGCCTCCCCTAATGGAACTTGGAACTCGAACACGAAGTATAATGATGCCCCTCCAGAGATCAGAGGTATTGATGAATATGGTTTGGTAGCCATCGACGCTGAAACAGTTCGTCGTTACCGCGACAGCTACCTCGAGCACATTCACAAACTTCATCCTTTCCTTAATCAGCATGACCTAGAGCAAAGGACCGAACGCTTTATTGCTATGCATTGTCCAAAGGACCCCGATTCAGCAGCTGTTCTAAGCGCGAGGAACTCGGCAGAGGCACCAAGGGGTGCTAAACGGAAGCGATCAGGTGAGACGTTGCATGGAACGACGTACGATCAACAATCACCTCCAACTGGGCAGCCAGACGGTGCCGCACCGCATAGGGTACAAAAGTCGATTCGCAACGCCATCATTTTGCTCGTTCTTGCCCTCGGCCGTATTTGTGAAGTTCGTGACGAGCCGATTCGTGGTGCCTGTACTGATCGAATAATTGACTATCGTAATGAGCCAATTCCTGGTGTACCACCACGCGCTGGTGTATCTCCATCTGGGCCCGACTCAATGGGTCCGCCGGGGAACAGCTTCTACTCATCATTCCAGGACCAACCAGCACCCATGCCGTCTGTGACAGACGAAAAATTCATCACTCACCCtgatcctcctcatcttcagaaTGTGGACACAGTTCCTGGACTGGTATATTACGCGTATGCCGCGAGAATTCTTGGTGAAAGCCAAGGAGCAACCTCGCTTCCATATGTTCAGGCTGCATTGTTGGCGGGCTTATACACCGGTCAACTGGCCCATCCTTTCCAAAGTCATTCTTGGATCGCGCAGGCTGCCCGAGCATGCCAGGTGCTCACCTTGCC GAAGAGCTACGGGGAGTTACAAGATGATCATAACAAGGATCTTGTTAACTTTGCGTACTGGACTTGCCTGCAGCTTGAGAG TGATATCTTGGCTGAACTGGACCTCCCTGCGAGTGGTATCTCTCGATCCGAATCGCGCATTAACCTTCCAAAGGGCAGATTCACCATCTCCTTGCCGAACAATATTTCTGCGCCTAATAcaatgatgatgttcttctATTCCGCCCAAATCCATCTCAGAAAGGTTCTAAATCGCGTACATACGGACCTATACAAGGTTGAGA AACAAGGAGAAACGCGGTGGTCATCTAATGTACAGGAAATCCTGAGCATGAATCTCGACCTATGGCGGAGCAGTCTTCCCCaggagatgagatggagtGATAATGACCCCCCGTCTCCTGATATCAACGTTGCACGAATGAGGGCCAAATATTACGGCGCGCGATATATCATTCATCGGCCCCTGCTTTATCATGCTCTTCATTATTGCGGACCGAACATGGGCCCGCCATCTGTTGATTCACCGTCTAGATACGGAGAAGCTGCTTCATCACAAGTGTCTCCATCGTTAACACATGGCCAGTATGCTCCAGGCATGACACGCATGTCAAGTGACTTGGGCTCTGTGCCAGCTGCAAATAGAACAGCCCATACGTACCGTGACCTACCACAGAAACTTCGAAGGGCCTGCAAAGTGTGTTTGCAAAGTGCTGTAAGGAGTACAGAGGCGTTCGACGCAATTAAGGGGCGTCCTGTGGTGACGAATATCTTTGGAACTGCTCATGC ACAATTCGGGAACATGCTGGTGCTGTCCACCGCATACATGTCGCACCTAACAGACCTCGTGAATCGGAATGAGCTCGAGAGACTCCTCCGCAGAACTATTGCATTTTTGCTCCGAAATCGAAATATTTCACCAACTTTGCGCGCCGACGCAAAGATCCTTGCTGACATTTACGAGAAGATTTTCGAGGAACCCCCGACGCTTGCTGTTATGGACGGATGA
- a CDS encoding uncharacterized protein (COG:S;~EggNog:ENOG410PJ3R), giving the protein MFGGWGGTLGLPAIGSDTDKERSPPPPPTPLDFPRYNLPDVPETPSEASLRNFRTVLASIRRPQDITPDKFNDLNLKVETDVPVASIVRHDGARTAAPLPWELESLDPSLGRPMPADGSLIFMDNENPYPHKDKYDVLERELLFENDDAFQEVGRLPPRAGRERIRVTQTRKFWTALERMGQYWDDSLDEYYERPKSPELSKTDGATEATTPMDVDTAPNGDPAAATQEPKPSEPELVKKYKGRRIGAGSDMPDDIREEAVRALTEMAAWPFGCQASLPMLPPRLSLGTLLFPIRQTFLATRSPRDRQLARNGMLEGPIFVAQCRPETVFRAPEQTPGLGMGDTCDLVREVGSMLLAAQERAREGEIEVKPGEGKWWTVNPRWGGAPNDNIGDSVRVTNEQEREAAANNERKRSRPSGLRRPTLTRRMSSSDKWKIVQPGPSLWDKRMRYIQIGKDKESRFDDIYMLSSINHHVAILHLRVHRRYLDIITKGTSDVPPDSPPDHPWHVLKVRRTKWYNLFDAQERLEVFRGIWTLFHCLLRYIGSPDAPFPPVRGRSPSVADCLIPGMGPISPIDQLLASD; this is encoded by the exons ATGTTTGGAGGATGGGGTGGCACACTGG GGCTCCCCGCAATCGGCTCAGATACCGACAAGGAACGATCccccccgccgccgccaacgccGTTAGACTTCCCCAGATATAACCTCCCCGACGTCCCCGAAACCCCCTCCGAAGCCTCTTTACGCAACTTCCGAACTGTTCTTGCCTCCATCCGCCGCCCTCAGGACATCACACCCGATAAATTCAAcgacctcaacctcaaagTTGAAACAGACGTTCCCGTAGCCTCGATCGTCCGACATGATGGTGCCAGGACCGCCGCTCCCCTCCCCTGGGAATTGGAGTCTCTCGACCCCTCCCTCGGCCGCCCCATGCCAGCAGACGGATCTCTGATTTTCATGGATAACGAGAATCCGTACCCGCACAAGGACAAATACGATGTCCTAGAACGCGAACTGCTGTTTGAGAACGATGATGCGTTCCAGGAAGTCGGTAGGTTGCCTCCTCGCGCGGGCCGCGAACGAATAAGGGTGACGCAGACGAGGAAGTTCTGGACGGCGCTCGAGCGAATGGGGCAATACTGGGATGACAGTTTGGATGAGTACTATGAGCGACCGAAGTCGCCTGAGCTGAGCAAGACTGATGGTGCTACTGAGGCCACCACTCCAATGGACGTGGACACCGCACCGAACGGTGAtccagctgcagcaacaCAAGAGCCTAAGCCAAGCGAGCCAGAGTTGGTCAAGAAGTATAAGGGTCGGCGCATCGGGGCCGGCAGCGATATGCCTGATGATATTCGCGAGGAGGCCGTCCGCGCATTAACCGAGATGGCTGCCTGGCCGTTTGGATGCCAGGCATCCCTCCCTATGCTCCCTCCCCGCCTATCGTTGGGCACGCTGCTCTTTCCCATCCGGCAAACATTCCTAGCCACGCGGTCACCAAGAGACAGGCAACTTGCTAGGAACGGAATGCTTGAAGGTCCTATCTTCGTCGCACAGTGCCGACCCGAAACGGTCTTCCGAGCGCCGGAACAGACTCCAGGACTCGGCATGGGTGATACATGCGACCTTGTCCGTGAAGTCGGGTCTATGCTTCTCGCTGCACAGGAGCGGGCGCGAGAGGGCGAGATCGAGGTCAAGCCGGGTGAGGGCAAATGGTGGACGGTGAACCCACGATGGGGCGGCGCGCCGAACGATAACATCGGCGACAGTGTAAGGGTCACAAACGAACAGGAGAGAGAAGCGGCGGCAAACAACGAACGCAAACGTTCAAGACCGTCGGGGCTACGGCGACCAACATTGACTCGAAGGATGAGTAGCAGCGATAAGTGGAAGATTGTCCAACCAGGCCCGAGTCTGTGGGATAAACGGATGCGGTATATCCAGATCGGAAAGGATAAAGAAAGCCGTTTTGATGAT ATATACATGCTCTCCTCAATTAACCACCATGTTgccatcctccacctccgcgTCCACCGCCGATACCTCGACATTATCACCAAGGGAACAAGCGATGTCCCTCCAGACTCACCACCGGACCACCCCTGGCACGTCCTCAAAGTGCGACGGACAAAATGGTACAATCTCTTCGATGCGCAGGAGCGACTAGAGGTGTTCAGGGGAATATGGACATTATTCCACTGCCTTTTGCGGTATATTGGGTCGCCCGATGCGCCGTTCCCTCCAGTTCGAGGCCGTTCGCCTTCAGTAGCCGACTGTCTTATTCCCGGAATGGGGCCCATATCCCCGATCGACCAGCTCTTAGCCTCTGATTAA